In Pseudodesulfovibrio hydrargyri, a single window of DNA contains:
- a CDS encoding UbiD family decarboxylase: MGYRNTRECLEALEAGGQLVRIDKCVDAKLEIGAIQRRVFRAKGPALLFSNVRGCRFPMAANLYGTRERMRFLFRDTLETVERLMKLKLDPMECLRRPWRYLDAPRTAWHTLPKKVSDGPVMANETVVSSLPELQSWPMDGGPYVTLPQVYTEDPAAPGFAGSNLGMYRVQLSGNDYVRDREVGLHYQIHRGIGHHHAEALRRGEPLKVNIAVGGAPSMTLAAMMPLPEGLAEIFFAGALGGHRIPMVMRPGLLPIPAEADFCICGTVVRGGEKSEGPFGDHLGYYSLAHDFPVLKVDRVFHRDDAVWPFTTVGRPPQEDTLFGGFVHELTAELVPSVFAGVHEVHAVDAAGVHPLLLAVGSERYVPYAAERQPQELLTNAMALLGNTQTSLSKYVLIAAREDLPHGVGCHDVPAFFRHLLERADLTRDLHFITRTTIDTLDYSGISLNQGSKLVLAVAGDRKRELAAEVPPGLDLPRGFRDPVVFAPGILIVKGPKHRRKRDQQDPALERLGDMLAGVSGIEGFPLVVVADDAGFTAKDWDNFLWVTFTRSDPATDIYGAGAFTHAKHWGADKALVVDARLKTYHAPPLEDDPEVEKRVDELGAKGGPLHGII, encoded by the coding sequence ATGGGATACAGGAATACGCGTGAATGCCTCGAGGCCCTCGAGGCAGGGGGACAGCTCGTCCGCATCGACAAGTGCGTGGACGCCAAGCTCGAGATCGGCGCCATCCAGCGTCGGGTCTTTCGGGCCAAGGGGCCGGCCTTGCTCTTCAGCAATGTCCGGGGCTGCCGCTTCCCCATGGCCGCCAACCTCTACGGCACGCGGGAGCGCATGCGCTTCCTCTTCCGGGACACCCTGGAGACGGTCGAGCGGCTGATGAAACTCAAGCTTGACCCCATGGAATGCCTGCGCCGCCCGTGGCGATACCTGGACGCGCCCAGGACGGCCTGGCACACCCTGCCCAAGAAGGTCTCGGACGGTCCGGTCATGGCCAACGAGACCGTGGTGTCCAGCCTGCCGGAACTCCAGTCCTGGCCCATGGACGGCGGTCCCTACGTGACCCTGCCCCAGGTCTATACCGAGGACCCGGCCGCGCCGGGATTCGCCGGGTCCAACCTGGGCATGTACCGCGTCCAGTTGTCGGGCAACGACTACGTCCGCGACCGGGAGGTGGGGCTGCACTACCAGATCCACCGGGGCATCGGCCACCACCATGCCGAGGCCCTGCGCCGGGGCGAGCCGCTCAAGGTCAACATAGCTGTGGGCGGCGCGCCGTCCATGACCCTGGCCGCCATGATGCCCCTGCCCGAGGGGCTGGCCGAGATATTCTTCGCCGGGGCCCTGGGCGGCCACCGCATCCCCATGGTCATGCGCCCGGGCCTGCTGCCCATCCCGGCCGAGGCGGACTTCTGCATCTGCGGCACCGTGGTCCGGGGCGGGGAAAAGTCCGAGGGGCCGTTCGGCGACCACCTGGGCTACTACAGCCTGGCCCACGATTTTCCGGTGCTCAAGGTGGACAGGGTCTTTCACCGCGACGACGCGGTCTGGCCGTTCACCACCGTGGGCAGGCCGCCCCAGGAGGACACCCTGTTCGGCGGGTTCGTCCACGAGCTGACCGCCGAACTGGTGCCGTCGGTCTTCGCGGGCGTGCACGAGGTCCACGCCGTGGACGCGGCCGGGGTGCACCCGCTGCTTCTGGCCGTGGGCAGCGAGCGCTACGTGCCGTACGCGGCCGAGCGCCAGCCCCAGGAGCTGCTGACCAACGCCATGGCCCTGCTCGGCAACACCCAGACCTCGCTGTCCAAGTACGTGCTCATCGCGGCCCGCGAGGACCTGCCCCACGGGGTGGGCTGCCACGACGTGCCCGCCTTTTTCCGCCACCTGCTGGAGCGGGCGGACCTGACCCGCGACCTGCATTTCATCACCCGGACGACCATCGACACCCTGGATTACTCGGGCATCAGCCTGAACCAGGGCTCCAAGCTCGTCCTGGCCGTGGCCGGGGACCGCAAGCGCGAACTGGCCGCCGAGGTCCCGCCCGGGCTCGACCTGCCGCGCGGCTTCCGCGACCCGGTGGTCTTCGCGCCGGGCATCCTCATCGTCAAGGGCCCCAAACACCGCCGCAAACGCGACCAGCAGGACCCGGCCCTGGAACGGCTGGGCGATATGCTGGCCGGGGTTTCGGGCATCGAGGGCTTCCCCCTGGTCGTGGTGGCCGACGACGCGGGGTTCACGGCCAAGGATTGGGACAATTTCCTGTGGGTGACCTTCACCCGGTCCGACCCAGCCACGGACATCTATGGCGCGGGCGCGTTCACCCACGCCAAGCATTGGGGGGCGGACAAGGCGCTGGTCGTGGACGCCCGGCTGAAGACCTACCACGCGCCGCCCCTTGAGGACGACCCCGAGGTGGAGAAGCGGGTGGACGAATTGGGCGCCAAGGGCGGCCCGCTGCACGGAATCATCTAA
- a CDS encoding phosphoribosylaminoimidazolesuccinocarboxamide synthase, which yields MAAVLETNITEYPLISRGKVRDIYEIDADTLLLVTTDRISAFDVVMPDPIEDKGKVLNQITLFWMKMMEDLVPNHILATDVDDYPEPLRKYRDQLQDRSVLAKKAKPLPIECIVRGFITGSGWSDYLKTGEVCGHKLPEGLKESEMLEKALFTPSTKADLGEHDENITLDKAAELLGEEMMRKVEKLALGIYTRARDYAKKRGILIADTKFEFGILDGELIFIDEALTPDSSRFWPEEGYAPGQSQPSFDKQYFRDWLLEIGFNKQPPAPHVPEDIAARTREKYLEAYKLLTGEDLKV from the coding sequence ATGGCTGCCGTTCTTGAAACCAACATCACCGAATATCCGCTCATCTCCCGCGGCAAGGTCCGCGACATCTACGAGATCGACGCGGACACCCTGCTCCTGGTGACCACCGACCGCATTTCCGCCTTCGACGTGGTCATGCCCGATCCCATCGAGGACAAGGGCAAGGTGCTCAACCAGATCACCCTGTTCTGGATGAAGATGATGGAGGACCTGGTCCCCAACCACATCCTCGCCACCGACGTGGACGACTACCCCGAACCGCTGCGCAAGTACCGCGACCAGCTGCAGGACCGCTCGGTGCTGGCCAAGAAGGCCAAGCCCCTGCCCATCGAATGCATCGTGCGCGGCTTCATCACCGGCTCGGGCTGGTCCGACTACCTCAAGACCGGCGAGGTCTGCGGCCACAAGCTGCCCGAGGGACTCAAGGAATCCGAGATGCTCGAAAAGGCCCTGTTCACCCCGTCCACCAAGGCGGACCTGGGCGAGCACGACGAGAACATCACCCTTGACAAGGCCGCCGAACTGCTCGGCGAGGAGATGATGCGCAAGGTCGAGAAGCTGGCGCTCGGCATCTACACCCGCGCCCGGGACTACGCCAAAAAGCGCGGCATCCTCATCGCGGACACCAAGTTCGAATTCGGCATCCTGGACGGCGAGCTGATCTTCATCGACGAGGCCCTGACCCCGGACTCCTCGCGCTTCTGGCCCGAAGAGGGCTACGCGCCGGGCCAGTCCCAGCCGAGCTTCGACAAGCAGTACTTCCGCGACTGGCTGTTGGAGATCGGCTTCAACAAGCAGCCGCCCGCGCCGCACGTGCCCGAGGACATCGCCGCGCGGACCCGCGAAAAGTACCTCGAAGCGTACAAGCTTTTGACCGGAGAGGACCTGAAGGTCTAA
- the rpsF gene encoding 30S ribosomal protein S6, with amino-acid sequence MANNYETLVLLSPELAAEDRTTILDTLTGIVDREGGKMVETDDWGMRQLAYPVQKQTRGYYVRLVYDAPGALVAELERNIRITDGIFKFMTVKLAA; translated from the coding sequence ATGGCAAACAATTACGAGACGCTCGTCCTGCTCTCCCCGGAGCTGGCGGCAGAGGACAGGACCACCATCCTGGACACTCTGACCGGCATCGTGGATCGCGAGGGCGGCAAGATGGTTGAGACCGACGACTGGGGCATGCGCCAGCTGGCCTACCCCGTCCAGAAGCAGACCCGTGGATACTACGTTCGCCTGGTGTACGACGCCCCCGGCGCGCTGGTTGCCGAACTCGAGCGCAACATCCGCATCACCGACGGCATCTTCAAGTTCATGACCGTCAAACTGGCTGCCTAG
- a CDS encoding metal-dependent hydrolase: MEITWFGHANFRIKAADATLFIDPFFVGNPSAPGSYKDVDECNLILVTHDHHDHIGQTLELAVKHDAEVVAMFDVIQNLIKQGLPEHLGVGMNIGGTVSRKGLDIQMVQATHSSASGFPAGFVITEPGGLCVYDSGDTGLFGDMELIGKFHAIDVAILPIGGRFTMDARQAAYACKLLKCKKLIPQHWGTWPILDQNTRSMAEQLALVAPDTEMLELAIGEPLTI, translated from the coding sequence ATGGAAATCACCTGGTTCGGCCACGCGAATTTCAGAATCAAGGCCGCCGACGCCACCCTGTTCATCGACCCGTTCTTTGTGGGCAATCCCAGCGCCCCCGGTTCCTACAAGGACGTGGACGAGTGCAACCTCATCCTGGTGACCCACGACCACCACGACCACATCGGCCAGACCCTGGAGCTGGCGGTCAAGCACGACGCCGAGGTGGTGGCCATGTTCGACGTCATCCAGAACCTGATCAAACAGGGGCTGCCCGAACACCTGGGCGTGGGCATGAACATCGGCGGCACGGTCAGCCGCAAGGGGCTGGACATCCAGATGGTCCAGGCCACGCACTCCTCGGCCAGCGGCTTCCCCGCGGGCTTCGTCATCACCGAGCCGGGCGGCCTGTGCGTCTACGACTCGGGCGACACCGGCCTGTTCGGGGACATGGAGCTGATCGGAAAATTCCACGCCATCGACGTGGCCATCCTGCCCATCGGCGGCCGGTTCACCATGGACGCGCGGCAGGCCGCGTACGCCTGCAAGCTGCTCAAGTGCAAGAAGCTCATCCCCCAGCACTGGGGAACGTGGCCCATCCTGGACCAGAACACCCGGTCCATGGCCGAACAGCTCGCCCTGGTCGCCCCGGACACCGAAATGCTCGAACTCGCCATCGGCGAGCCCTTGACCATCTAG
- the hisD gene encoding histidinol dehydrogenase: MNCRALTYTSRDDWDAIGRWLERRKDPDTKVDAVVRDTLADVRERGDEALAEYTRKFDCPDFDAAALRVPGQAIEAALSGIPAQDVAILEEAIRRVRDFHLNQKEKSWWVTAADGTILGQMVRPVDRVGLYVPGGQGGETPLISSLIMNAVPAQVAGVESIAVTSPPRKDGTLNPYILATAALLGLDEIHLTGSAWAIAALAYGTETIAPCDVLAGPGNIFVATAKSQLIGQVGIDMVAGPSEIVILADGSANPAWLAADMLSQAEHDPLAASILVTPDTDLAARVREELDTQCAALPRCDIACKSLDDWGGIVTVPDLAAGTELVNLLAPEHLELAVSDPWAMLGSIRHAGAIFMGHNSPEPVGDYFAGPNHVLPTLRTVRFSSALSVQNFCKKSSVIAASPSYVAEHGDKIARLARLEGLEAHARSVEQRNK, translated from the coding sequence ATGAATTGCAGAGCATTGACATATACGAGCCGTGACGATTGGGACGCCATCGGCCGGTGGCTGGAGCGGCGCAAGGACCCGGACACCAAGGTGGACGCCGTGGTGCGGGACACCCTGGCCGACGTCCGCGAGCGCGGCGACGAGGCCCTGGCCGAGTACACCCGCAAATTCGACTGCCCGGACTTCGACGCGGCCGCCCTGCGCGTGCCCGGACAGGCCATCGAGGCCGCCCTGTCCGGGATACCGGCCCAGGACGTCGCCATACTCGAGGAGGCCATCCGCCGGGTGCGCGACTTCCACCTGAACCAGAAGGAGAAGTCCTGGTGGGTCACCGCCGCGGACGGCACCATCCTCGGCCAGATGGTTCGGCCCGTGGACCGCGTGGGGCTGTACGTGCCCGGCGGCCAGGGGGGCGAGACCCCGCTCATCTCGAGCCTGATCATGAACGCCGTCCCGGCCCAGGTGGCCGGGGTCGAATCCATCGCCGTGACCTCGCCCCCGCGCAAGGACGGCACGCTCAACCCGTACATCCTGGCCACCGCCGCCCTGCTCGGCCTGGACGAGATCCACCTGACCGGGTCCGCCTGGGCCATCGCGGCCCTGGCCTACGGCACGGAAACCATCGCGCCGTGCGACGTGCTGGCCGGTCCGGGCAACATCTTCGTGGCCACGGCCAAGTCCCAGCTCATCGGGCAGGTGGGCATCGACATGGTCGCCGGTCCGTCCGAGATCGTCATCCTGGCCGACGGCTCCGCCAATCCGGCCTGGCTGGCCGCGGACATGCTCTCCCAGGCCGAACACGATCCCCTGGCCGCGTCCATTCTGGTCACCCCGGATACGGACCTGGCCGCCAGGGTCCGCGAGGAGCTGGACACCCAGTGCGCCGCCCTGCCCCGCTGCGACATCGCCTGCAAATCCCTGGACGACTGGGGCGGAATCGTCACCGTGCCCGACTTGGCCGCCGGGACGGAGCTGGTCAACCTGCTGGCCCCCGAGCACCTGGAGCTGGCGGTAAGCGACCCGTGGGCCATGCTCGGCTCCATCCGCCACGCCGGGGCCATCTTCATGGGCCACAACTCGCCCGAACCCGTGGGCGACTACTTCGCCGGGCCCAATCACGTGCTGCCCACCCTGCGCACGGTCCGTTTTTCCTCCGCCCTGTCGGTGCAGAACTTCTGCAAGAAATCCAGTGTGATCGCCGCCAGCCCCAGCTATGTGGCCGAACACGGCGACAAGATCGCCCGGCTGGCCCGGCTGGAAGGGCTCGAAGCCCACGCCCGCAGCGTGGAACAACGCAACAAGTAA
- a CDS encoding aldo/keto reductase yields the protein MLQETAIGRAHNFILIYPETAMHEIRIPETTLNDGRTMPALGLGTYKLNGSAGVEALVRGIDAGYRLLDSAFNYENEGALGQAVRRAGVDREELFLVSKLPGRHQRREEALRTVEESLYRAGLDYWDLYLIHWPNPKQGLFVEAWRALLEARERGLIRSAGVCNFLPVHLDALVRETGTPPAVNQVELHPYFSQKEQVAFDRRHGIVTQAWSPLARTNNVLKEKALREIAEVTGKTVSQVVLRWHVQSGTVPLPKSASPERQAENLDVFNFELCDADMAAIDALTRPDGRLKGQDPAVYEEF from the coding sequence ATGCTGCAGGAAACGGCCATTGGCCGCGCCCACAACTTCATCCTCATATACCCGGAGACAGCCATGCACGAAATACGCATTCCCGAGACCACCCTGAACGACGGCCGGACCATGCCCGCTCTCGGCCTGGGCACCTACAAACTCAACGGTTCGGCCGGGGTCGAGGCCCTGGTGCGCGGCATCGATGCCGGATATCGCCTGCTGGACTCGGCCTTCAATTACGAGAACGAGGGCGCGTTGGGCCAGGCCGTGCGGCGGGCCGGGGTGGATCGCGAGGAGCTTTTCCTGGTCTCCAAGCTGCCGGGCCGCCACCAGCGCCGCGAGGAGGCCCTGCGCACCGTGGAGGAGTCCCTGTACCGGGCCGGGCTCGACTACTGGGACCTCTATCTGATCCACTGGCCCAACCCGAAACAGGGGCTGTTCGTCGAGGCGTGGCGGGCCCTGCTCGAGGCCAGGGAGCGCGGCTTGATCCGATCGGCGGGCGTATGCAACTTCCTGCCCGTCCACCTGGACGCCCTGGTCCGGGAGACCGGCACGCCCCCGGCGGTCAACCAGGTGGAGCTGCACCCGTATTTCTCGCAGAAGGAGCAGGTCGCCTTCGACCGCAGGCACGGCATCGTCACGCAGGCGTGGAGCCCGCTGGCCAGAACAAACAATGTATTGAAGGAGAAGGCGCTGCGGGAGATCGCCGAGGTCACGGGCAAGACCGTGTCGCAGGTCGTCCTGCGCTGGCACGTCCAGTCCGGCACCGTGCCCCTGCCCAAATCCGCCTCGCCCGAGCGTCAGGCGGAGAACCTGGACGTGTTCAACTTCGAGTTGTGCGACGCGGACATGGCGGCCATCGACGCGCTCACGCGCCCGGACGGCCGCCTCAAGGGGCAGGACCCGGCGGTCTATGAGGAGTTCTAG
- the uvrC gene encoding excinuclease ABC subunit UvrC has protein sequence MDTEYKFFADRFPDTPGVYLMKDGRGRILYVGKAKKLRRRLASYFRNPAGQTPKTRALVGHIRHVDTLLTATEKEALLLESGLIKKHRPRYNVVLKDDKQYVLFRLDRQNDFPRLSMTRKVVRDGSVYFGPFTSASAARTVWKLLGKVFPLRKCKDAAFRNRVRPCLYHDIGQCWAPCVKDVDRAEYAEMVHRVEMLLSGRSLELVDDLTRKMKAASRDMEFERAAEYRDQIRAVKKTVEGQAAVIHDNRDRDVVGIAENGQGLGLGLLFVRQGRLLDQKQFFWPGLTLEEGPEVVESFIGQFYGVGRFIPSTLVVPMDLEESPLPEILAERSGRGVHIVAPRNTQEKQLLGIARNVAARSMEVHETITSRLQKALRLPEEPVRIECVDASHLGGRDMRVGQVVFEDGRRNPEASRVYAFPDLDGSGDDYAALAGWARRRMESGPPWPDLVLIDGGRGQIAAVEKGLAECTEECGWELASIAKGETRRAGELGDVIFRPGRKNPMPLKPGSPELLFLQKIRDAAHRFVLGRQRRARKKAVLSSELTSLPGIGLKTARILWDRFESLDAMLEAGPQAIGALSGIGPKRADKIHAALQALKTSRES, from the coding sequence ATGGATACCGAGTACAAATTTTTTGCCGACCGTTTTCCGGACACGCCCGGCGTCTATTTAATGAAGGATGGGCGCGGCCGGATCCTCTATGTGGGCAAGGCCAAGAAGCTGCGCCGCAGGCTGGCCTCCTACTTCCGCAACCCGGCCGGGCAGACCCCCAAGACCCGGGCGCTGGTCGGCCACATCCGCCACGTCGACACCCTGCTCACGGCCACGGAAAAGGAGGCCCTGCTCCTGGAGTCCGGGCTGATCAAGAAGCACCGGCCGCGCTACAACGTGGTCCTCAAGGACGACAAGCAGTACGTCCTCTTCCGCCTGGACCGGCAGAACGATTTCCCGCGCCTGTCCATGACCCGCAAGGTGGTCCGCGACGGGTCGGTCTATTTCGGCCCGTTCACCTCGGCCTCGGCCGCGCGCACGGTCTGGAAGCTGCTTGGCAAGGTCTTTCCCCTGCGCAAATGCAAGGACGCCGCCTTCCGCAATCGGGTGCGTCCCTGCCTGTACCACGACATCGGCCAGTGCTGGGCCCCGTGCGTCAAGGACGTGGACCGCGCGGAGTACGCCGAGATGGTCCACCGGGTGGAGATGCTCCTGTCCGGCCGCAGCCTGGAGCTGGTGGATGACCTGACCCGCAAGATGAAGGCGGCGTCCAGGGACATGGAGTTCGAGCGGGCCGCCGAGTACCGCGACCAGATCCGGGCGGTGAAAAAGACCGTGGAAGGGCAGGCCGCCGTGATCCACGACAACCGCGACCGCGACGTGGTCGGGATCGCGGAGAACGGCCAGGGGCTCGGCCTCGGGCTGCTTTTCGTGCGCCAGGGGCGGCTGCTCGACCAGAAGCAGTTCTTCTGGCCCGGCCTGACCCTGGAGGAGGGCCCGGAGGTGGTCGAGAGCTTCATCGGCCAGTTCTACGGGGTGGGCCGGTTCATCCCGTCCACGCTGGTCGTGCCCATGGACCTTGAGGAATCCCCGCTGCCCGAGATCCTGGCCGAGCGGAGCGGCCGAGGCGTGCATATCGTCGCGCCCCGCAACACCCAGGAGAAGCAGTTGCTCGGCATCGCCCGCAACGTGGCCGCGCGGTCCATGGAGGTCCATGAGACCATCACCTCCCGGCTGCAAAAGGCCCTGCGCCTGCCAGAGGAACCCGTGCGCATCGAGTGCGTGGACGCCTCGCACCTGGGCGGCCGGGACATGCGCGTGGGCCAGGTGGTCTTCGAGGACGGGCGGCGCAACCCAGAGGCCTCGCGGGTGTACGCCTTTCCCGATCTGGACGGGTCGGGCGACGATTACGCGGCCCTGGCCGGATGGGCGCGGCGGCGCATGGAGTCCGGCCCGCCGTGGCCCGACCTGGTGCTCATCGACGGCGGCCGAGGCCAGATCGCGGCCGTGGAAAAGGGGCTGGCCGAGTGCACCGAGGAGTGTGGGTGGGAGCTGGCCTCCATCGCCAAGGGCGAGACCCGGCGCGCGGGCGAGTTGGGCGACGTGATTTTTCGGCCCGGCCGCAAGAACCCCATGCCGCTCAAGCCCGGCAGCCCGGAGCTGCTCTTTTTGCAGAAGATCCGCGACGCGGCCCATCGTTTCGTCCTAGGCAGGCAGCGGCGGGCGCGCAAGAAGGCGGTCCTGAGCAGCGAGCTGACCTCCCTGCCCGGCATCGGCCTCAAGACGGCGCGTATCCTCTGGGACCGCTTCGAGTCCCTGGACGCCATGCTCGAGGCCGGCCCCCAGGCCATCGGCGCGCTGTCCGGCATCGGGCCCAAGCGGGCGGACAAGATCCACGCCGCCCTGCAGGCCCTGAAAACGTCGCGGGAGTCCTGA
- the rplI gene encoding 50S ribosomal protein L9, with protein MKLILRADVDALGRLGDIVTVKPGYGRNYLIPQGLAKPATTANLKAFELERRKLQEQADSLRAQAEGLASRIAASPIEIEVRVGDGDKLYGSVTTTNIGDAMEAAGIEIDRRKIILPEPIRSLGEYEIEIRLHPDVRGELKLTVARHGGPVVEEIEEVEETAEVAEAVEESVENAEDAETAEA; from the coding sequence ATGAAACTTATCTTACGCGCTGACGTCGACGCTTTGGGTCGACTCGGAGACATCGTTACCGTCAAGCCCGGTTACGGCCGCAACTACCTGATTCCCCAGGGACTTGCCAAGCCGGCAACCACCGCCAACCTGAAGGCCTTCGAACTGGAGCGCCGCAAGCTGCAGGAGCAGGCCGATTCCCTGCGCGCCCAGGCCGAAGGTCTGGCTTCGCGCATCGCCGCTTCCCCCATCGAGATCGAAGTGCGGGTCGGCGACGGCGACAAGCTGTACGGCTCCGTGACCACCACCAACATCGGTGACGCCATGGAAGCCGCCGGCATCGAAATCGACCGCCGCAAGATCATCCTGCCCGAGCCCATCCGCTCGCTCGGCGAGTACGAGATCGAGATCCGCCTGCATCCGGACGTTCGCGGCGAGCTGAAGCTCACCGTCGCCCGCCACGGCGGCCCCGTTGTCGAGGAGATCGAAGAAGTCGAAGAAACCGCAGAAGTGGCCGAGGCCGTCGAGGAATCCGTAGAGAATGCCGAAGACGCCGAAACCGCAGAGGCCTAA
- a CDS encoding outer membrane homotrimeric porin — protein MKRLSLLAAALVMVLGMAVSASAAPEVSISGNLLVNAVWMNNWDFNDNQHSKNFNIVERADLYFTVTANENLKGVLGLRSQKSDSSYTGRWGGREYGLDKPGNTDAATLGIRDAYIDFNWPGTDINVKAGIYPVALPAAVGGASMIVAERAGAVMVTAPLTDNVSVLAGYTRLYDNDDGSDDELMGDSFLDGYLIALPLNFEGFAATPYFLYGNAGNHFDVTDPANAPTAAGFDDEDAAAYWYGTDFTMSILDPFIVRADVAYGNLDSDTDANEASGWMFDVALDYTGFDFMTASAYFVYTSGSDDDNSDGLESMPVLQGDWAVGSFYFGGGAITGDDMDSEDGNPLGFWVLGLSLTDIQSFAQGLTHDFHVLYVKGTNDEDMDVSGYSAGALLTEEDSLWEVDFNTAYAVYDELTLYGQLGYINSDFDEDVWGSDVEDDAWKVATGVVYKF, from the coding sequence ATGAAACGTTTGTCTCTGCTCGCAGCCGCCCTGGTCATGGTCCTGGGCATGGCTGTGTCCGCTTCCGCCGCTCCCGAGGTTTCCATCTCCGGTAACCTCCTCGTGAACGCGGTGTGGATGAACAACTGGGACTTCAATGACAACCAGCACTCCAAAAACTTCAACATCGTCGAGCGTGCCGACCTGTACTTCACGGTGACCGCCAACGAGAACCTGAAAGGTGTTCTCGGCCTGCGTTCCCAGAAGAGCGACAGCAGCTACACCGGCCGTTGGGGTGGTCGCGAATATGGTCTGGACAAACCCGGCAATACGGACGCCGCCACGCTGGGCATCCGTGACGCCTACATCGACTTCAACTGGCCCGGCACCGACATCAACGTCAAGGCCGGTATCTACCCCGTGGCCCTGCCCGCGGCCGTTGGCGGCGCTTCCATGATCGTGGCCGAGCGCGCCGGCGCCGTCATGGTCACCGCCCCGCTGACCGACAACGTCTCCGTCCTGGCCGGTTACACCCGCCTGTACGACAATGATGACGGCAGCGACGACGAGTTGATGGGCGACAGCTTCCTGGACGGCTACCTGATCGCTCTGCCCCTGAACTTCGAAGGCTTCGCCGCCACCCCGTACTTCCTGTACGGCAATGCCGGCAACCACTTCGACGTCACCGATCCCGCCAACGCTCCTACCGCCGCTGGCTTTGATGATGAAGACGCCGCCGCCTACTGGTACGGCACCGACTTCACCATGTCCATCCTGGATCCCTTCATCGTCCGCGCCGACGTTGCCTACGGTAACCTCGACAGCGACACCGATGCCAACGAGGCTTCCGGTTGGATGTTCGACGTGGCCTTGGACTACACCGGCTTCGACTTCATGACCGCGTCCGCGTACTTCGTGTACACCTCCGGTTCTGACGACGACAACTCCGATGGCCTCGAGTCCATGCCCGTCCTGCAGGGCGACTGGGCCGTTGGCTCCTTCTACTTCGGTGGTGGCGCCATCACCGGTGACGACATGGATTCCGAAGACGGCAATCCCCTCGGCTTCTGGGTCCTCGGTCTGTCTCTGACCGACATCCAGTCCTTCGCCCAGGGCCTGACCCACGACTTCCACGTCTTGTACGTCAAGGGTACCAACGACGAGGACATGGACGTTTCCGGTTACTCCGCCGGCGCCCTCCTGACCGAAGAAGACTCCCTGTGGGAAGTTGACTTCAACACCGCTTACGCCGTGTACGACGAACTGACCCTGTACGGCCAGCTCGGCTACATCAACTCCGACTTCGACGAAGATGTCTGGGGTAGCGATGTTGAGGACGACGCTTGGAAGGTCGCTACCGGTGTCGTCTACAAGTTCTAA
- the rpsR gene encoding 30S ribosomal protein S18 yields MAFRKKFTPRKKFCRFCADAELPLDYKRPDILRDFVTERGKIIARRITGTCAKHQRRLTNEIKRARQMALLFYTTVHSTDVKKRSSM; encoded by the coding sequence ATGGCTTTCCGCAAAAAATTCACCCCGAGGAAGAAGTTCTGCCGCTTCTGCGCGGACGCAGAGCTGCCCCTGGACTACAAGCGCCCGGACATCCTCCGCGACTTCGTCACCGAACGCGGCAAGATCATCGCCCGTCGCATCACCGGCACCTGCGCCAAGCACCAGCGCCGGCTGACCAACGAGATCAAGCGCGCCCGTCAGATGGCCCTGCTTTTCTACACCACCGTTCACAGCACCGATGTGAAGAAACGGAGCTCCATGTAG
- a CDS encoding bacteriohemerythrin: MPLIQWDEAMSVGMDELDAQHRELIDLINEAFDAIQRHDEPRMISLVDKMRDYSVVHFQAEEAVLRSLGYPGIDAHADQHRSYADKVDEFRRDMLVKTNLSQIFIFLSRWLTNHIMHEDRKFIPWLPETDDEGA, translated from the coding sequence ATGCCCCTCATTCAATGGGACGAGGCCATGTCCGTGGGCATGGACGAGCTGGACGCCCAGCACAGGGAACTCATCGACCTGATCAACGAGGCCTTCGACGCCATCCAACGCCATGACGAGCCGCGCATGATCTCGCTCGTGGACAAGATGCGGGACTATTCCGTGGTTCACTTCCAGGCCGAGGAAGCGGTCTTGCGCAGCCTGGGCTACCCCGGAATCGACGCCCACGCCGACCAGCACCGCTCCTACGCGGACAAGGTGGACGAATTCAGGCGCGACATGCTCGTCAAGACCAACCTCTCCCAGATCTTCATCTTCCTCAGCCGCTGGCTGACCAACCACATCATGCACGAGGACCGCAAATTCATCCCCTGGCTCCCGGAAACGGACGACGAGGGAGCGTAA